In the genome of Vanacampus margaritifer isolate UIUO_Vmar chromosome 1, RoL_Vmar_1.0, whole genome shotgun sequence, one region contains:
- the LOC144039231 gene encoding protein-tyrosine kinase 2-beta-like isoform X4 yields MSGDTSTLSWRSMSPTSQAKTPDMSPTATIGNHSIFPVKIIKVCFLSNSFNLGKNFKLVRCDEGTTVRDVINSVLLGGCVGPGIKHTQCYGLLLKHLKSSEIHWLHPDLTMTELTQRYEQQHLEAEWRYDLRIRCIPSDFLVEFQEDRTTMLYFYQQVRSDYMQKFASKVSDGMALQLGCLEIRRYYKDMNPNGLEKKSNFELLEKDVGLDLFFPKELINSMKPKQLRRMIRQTFQGYGTLNQEQCMVKFFSTLAQCYSYTQERFACQLVHGWRVTIDLVIGAKGISQQTDNTIPVRLATFSQVSSILFSAESHGRALLTVYIEGTKQPLSVSTESMAVAENMANLIDGFCQLECSPPEGSRISRPSKGTHCKQWPKMRKPFKMNACDKFGNVINHFFLTVRLKLPDIPKHSDSTGHNRGSDIYAEIPENTIDLSEKHWISRADVTLGQILGEGFFGEVHDGVYKSQTGETIQVAIKTCKDCSAGVKEKFLSEADLMKNLDHPHIVHLIGVINVDPVWIVMELCEHGELGKYLKEQKYVLTTATLILYCLQICKALSYLEGLKMVHRDIAVRNILVASPDCVKLGDFGLSRYIDDQEYYKASVSRLPIKWMAPESINFRRFTVASDIWMFGVCVWEIFSMGQQPFLWLENGQVITQLESGVRLPKPLLCPPNVYSLLSSCWTYEPYIRPSFSQLVCSLRDILKIEEADTRHCNTPSSPLDYDDTEPPPKPSRVGATCPHVSYMQGTAWETPVWEKEQARVDDTLERQKREMVMDRQWLEQEERQMDPVVRQASNAKLPEKNPSDGSPPTSTVHPDITLSRPTAELDRSDDQVYSGVMAIVKQVVQLKNEVNMLPASEYPNAVKAVGVTLRSLIQHVDDVMPSLHSSVTSEIIGTKKLLNKDLGELINKMRLAQQNSVTTLKQECQRQMLAAAHTLALNSKNLLDAVDQARVRMRQDEDNSGD; encoded by the exons ATGTCAGGAGACACCAGTACTCTGTCTTGGAGGAGCATGTCTCCCACCAGCCAAGCCAAGACCCCAGACATGTCCCCCACAGCAACTATTGGCAATCACAGCATCTTCCCGGTGAAGATTATCAAAGTGTGTTTCCTCAGCAACAGTTTTAACCTCGGCAAGAACTTCAAACTGGTCCGCTGTGACGAAGGAACGACAGTCAGG GATGTCATCAACAGTGTCCTGTTGGGTGGCTGCGTGGGTCCTGGCATAAAACACACCCAATGTTATGGTCTACTCCTCAAACACCTCAAGTCGTCTGAGATACACTGGCTGCACCCGGACCTGACCATGACTGAACTCACCCAGCGTTATGAGCAGCAGCACCTGGAGGCTGAGTGGAG ATATGACTTAAGGATCAGATGTATTCCATCAGATTTCCTAGTAGAATTCCAGGAGGACAGAACCACCATGCTCTACTTTTACCAGCAG GTACGCAGTGACTACATGCAGAAGTTTGCCTCTAAAGTCAGTGATGGGATGGCTCTCCAGCTTGGTTGCTTGGAGATTAG GAGATACTACAAAGACATGAATCCAAATGGACTGGAGAAAAAGTCCAACTTTGAGCTGTTAGA GAAGGATGTGGGACTGGACTTGTTCTTTCCAAAAGAGCTTATCAACAGCATGAAG CCGAAGCAGTTACGCCGCATGATCCGGCAGACTTTTCAAGGCTACGGCACCCTGAACCAGGAGCAGTGCATGGTCAAGTTCTTCAGCACACTGGCTCAGTGTTACAGCTATACACAGGAGAGATTTGCCTGCCAACTGGTG CATGGTTGGCGTGTAACTATAGACCTGGTCATTGGAGCCAAAGGAATCAGTCAGCAAACTGACAATACAATA cccgTCCGCCTAGCCACATTCTCTCAGGTGAGCAGTATCTTGTTCTCTGCAGAGAGTCATGGCCGTGCACTGCTCACTGTATACATAGAGGGAACCAAGCAG CCTCTCTCAGTGAGTACAGAGTCTATGGCTGTTGCAGAAAACATGGCCAACCTAATTGATGGCTTCTGCCAGCTGGAGTGCTCCCCACCTGAGGGCTCGCGCATTAGCAGGCCTAGCAAAGGTACACATTGTAAGCAGTGGCCTAAAATGAGGAAGCCATTTAAAATGAACGCTTGTGACAAGTTTGGTAAcgttattaatcatttttttcttacagtgaGACTAAAACTGCCCGACATTCCAAAACA CAGTGATTCAACTGGACACAATAGAG GTTCAGACATTTATGCTGAGATTCCTGAGAACACAATAGACTTGTCTG AGAAGCATTGGATCTCCCGAGCGGATGTAACTTTAGGTCAGATCCTGGGTGAGGGCTTTTTTGGAGAGGTTCATGATGGTGTGTATAAAAGCCAG ACAGGTGAGACAATCCAAGTAGCCATCAAAACCTGCAAGGACTGCTCAGCAGGCGTGAAGGAAAAGTTTCTCAGTGAAGCTG ACTTGATGAAAAATCTGGACCACCCCCACATTGTGCACCTGATTGGAGTCATTAATGTTGATCCGGTCTGGATTGTCATGGAACTCTGTGAACATGGAGAG CTTGGGAAGTATCTAAAGGAGCAGAAATATGTCCTGACGACAGCAACATTAATCCTATACTGTTTACAAATCTGCAAAGCCTTATCTTACCTGGAGGGCCTCAAGATGGTGCACAG AGATATCGCAGTGAGGAACATTCTTGTGGCATCTCCTGACTGTGTCAAGCTTGGTGACTTTGGTCTCTCTCGCTACATTGATGACCAGGAGTACTATAAAG CATCTGTTTCACGATTGCCAATCAAATGGATGGCGCCAGAATCCATCAACTTCCGTCGGTTCACCGTTGCCAGTGACATCTGGATGTTTG gtgtgtgtgtgtgggagatcTTCTCCATGGGCCAACAACCCTTCCTCTGGCTGGAAAATGGGCAGGTGATCACCCAGCTGGAATCTGGCGTCCGACTTCCCAAACCATTGTTGTGCCCGCCCAATGTCTACTCTCTACTGAGCAGCTGCTGGACCTACGAGCCGTACATCCGTCCCAGCTTCAGTCAGCTCGTCTGCTCCCTGAG GGACATTCTCAAAATAGAGGAGGCAGACACACGACACTGCAACACTCCCAGCTCGCCGCTGGACTATGATGACACTGAGCCTCCCCCAAAG CCTTCTAGAGTCGGCGCCACCTGCCCCCATGTCTCATACATGCAG GGAACAGCCTGGGAGACACCAGTTTGGGAGAAAGAGCAAGCACGAGTTGATGACACTCTTGAAAGGCAAAAAAGGGAGATGGTGATGGATAGACAGTGGCTAGAGCAAGAGGAGCGACAAATG GACCCTGTTGTGAGACAAGCCTCAAACGCCAAG CTTccagaaaaaaatccatctgACG GTTCTCCACCAACTTCCACAGTGCATCCTGACATCACATTG TCTCGTCCCACAGCTGAATTGGACCGATCAGATGATCAGGTTTACTCGGGCGTCATGGCAATTGTCAAACAGGTGGTGCAGTTGAAGAATGAGGTCAACATGCTGCCTGCCTCAGAGTACCCCAACGCTGTCAAA GCAGTTGGCGTCACCTTGCGAAGCCTCATTCAACACGTTGATGATGTCATGCCTTCCCTGCACAGCTCAGTTACAAGCGAG ATCATAGGCACAAAGAAGCTGCTGAACAAGGACTTAGGGGAGTTGATCAATAAAATGAGATTGGCCCAGCAGAACTCAGTGACAACCCTCAAGCAGGAGTGCCAACGACAGATGCTGGCTGCCGCACATACCCTGGCACTCAACTCCAAGAACCTGCTGGATGCGGTGGACCAGGCCCGTGTCAGGATGAGACAGGATGAGGACAACTCAGGGGATTAA
- the LOC144039231 gene encoding protein-tyrosine kinase 2-beta-like isoform X5 gives MVCVPVCVYACEMSGDTSTLSWRSMSPTSQAKTPDMSPTATIGNHSIFPVKIIKVCFLSNSFNLGKNFKLVRCDEGTTVRDVINSVLLGGCVGPGIKHTQCYGLLLKHLKSSEIHWLHPDLTMTELTQRYEQQHLEAEWRYDLRIRCIPSDFLVEFQEDRTTMLYFYQQVRSDYMQKFASKVSDGMALQLGCLEIRRYYKDMNPNGLEKKSNFELLEKDVGLDLFFPKELINSMKPKQLRRMIRQTFQGYGTLNQEQCMVKFFSTLAQCYSYTQERFACQLVHGWRVTIDLVIGAKGISQQTDNTIPVRLATFSQVSSILFSAESHGRALLTVYIEGTKQPLSVSTESMAVAENMANLIDGFCQLECSPPEGSRISRPSKVRLKLPDIPKHSDSTGHNRGSDIYAEIPENTIDLSEKHWISRADVTLGQILGEGFFGEVHDGVYKSQTGETIQVAIKTCKDCSAGVKEKFLSEADLMKNLDHPHIVHLIGVINVDPVWIVMELCEHGELGKYLKEQKYVLTTATLILYCLQICKALSYLEGLKMVHRDIAVRNILVASPDCVKLGDFGLSRYIDDQEYYKASVSRLPIKWMAPESINFRRFTVASDIWMFGVCVWEIFSMGQQPFLWLENGQVITQLESGVRLPKPLLCPPNVYSLLSSCWTYEPYIRPSFSQLVCSLRDILKIEEADTRHCNTPSSPLDYDDTEPPPKPSRVGATCPHVSYMQGTAWETPVWEKEQARVDDTLERQKREMVMDRQWLEQEERQMDPVVRQASNAKLPEKNPSDGSPPTSTVHPDITLSRPTAELDRSDDQVYSGVMAIVKQVVQLKNEVNMLPASEYPNAVKAVGVTLRSLIQHVDDVMPSLHSSVTSEIIGTKKLLNKDLGELINKMRLAQQNSVTTLKQECQRQMLAAAHTLALNSKNLLDAVDQARVRMRQDEDNSGD, from the exons ATGG TGTGTGTACCGgtatgtgtgtatgcatgtgagATGTCAGGAGACACCAGTACTCTGTCTTGGAGGAGCATGTCTCCCACCAGCCAAGCCAAGACCCCAGACATGTCCCCCACAGCAACTATTGGCAATCACAGCATCTTCCCGGTGAAGATTATCAAAGTGTGTTTCCTCAGCAACAGTTTTAACCTCGGCAAGAACTTCAAACTGGTCCGCTGTGACGAAGGAACGACAGTCAGG GATGTCATCAACAGTGTCCTGTTGGGTGGCTGCGTGGGTCCTGGCATAAAACACACCCAATGTTATGGTCTACTCCTCAAACACCTCAAGTCGTCTGAGATACACTGGCTGCACCCGGACCTGACCATGACTGAACTCACCCAGCGTTATGAGCAGCAGCACCTGGAGGCTGAGTGGAG ATATGACTTAAGGATCAGATGTATTCCATCAGATTTCCTAGTAGAATTCCAGGAGGACAGAACCACCATGCTCTACTTTTACCAGCAG GTACGCAGTGACTACATGCAGAAGTTTGCCTCTAAAGTCAGTGATGGGATGGCTCTCCAGCTTGGTTGCTTGGAGATTAG GAGATACTACAAAGACATGAATCCAAATGGACTGGAGAAAAAGTCCAACTTTGAGCTGTTAGA GAAGGATGTGGGACTGGACTTGTTCTTTCCAAAAGAGCTTATCAACAGCATGAAG CCGAAGCAGTTACGCCGCATGATCCGGCAGACTTTTCAAGGCTACGGCACCCTGAACCAGGAGCAGTGCATGGTCAAGTTCTTCAGCACACTGGCTCAGTGTTACAGCTATACACAGGAGAGATTTGCCTGCCAACTGGTG CATGGTTGGCGTGTAACTATAGACCTGGTCATTGGAGCCAAAGGAATCAGTCAGCAAACTGACAATACAATA cccgTCCGCCTAGCCACATTCTCTCAGGTGAGCAGTATCTTGTTCTCTGCAGAGAGTCATGGCCGTGCACTGCTCACTGTATACATAGAGGGAACCAAGCAG CCTCTCTCAGTGAGTACAGAGTCTATGGCTGTTGCAGAAAACATGGCCAACCTAATTGATGGCTTCTGCCAGCTGGAGTGCTCCCCACCTGAGGGCTCGCGCATTAGCAGGCCTAGCAAAG tgaGACTAAAACTGCCCGACATTCCAAAACA CAGTGATTCAACTGGACACAATAGAG GTTCAGACATTTATGCTGAGATTCCTGAGAACACAATAGACTTGTCTG AGAAGCATTGGATCTCCCGAGCGGATGTAACTTTAGGTCAGATCCTGGGTGAGGGCTTTTTTGGAGAGGTTCATGATGGTGTGTATAAAAGCCAG ACAGGTGAGACAATCCAAGTAGCCATCAAAACCTGCAAGGACTGCTCAGCAGGCGTGAAGGAAAAGTTTCTCAGTGAAGCTG ACTTGATGAAAAATCTGGACCACCCCCACATTGTGCACCTGATTGGAGTCATTAATGTTGATCCGGTCTGGATTGTCATGGAACTCTGTGAACATGGAGAG CTTGGGAAGTATCTAAAGGAGCAGAAATATGTCCTGACGACAGCAACATTAATCCTATACTGTTTACAAATCTGCAAAGCCTTATCTTACCTGGAGGGCCTCAAGATGGTGCACAG AGATATCGCAGTGAGGAACATTCTTGTGGCATCTCCTGACTGTGTCAAGCTTGGTGACTTTGGTCTCTCTCGCTACATTGATGACCAGGAGTACTATAAAG CATCTGTTTCACGATTGCCAATCAAATGGATGGCGCCAGAATCCATCAACTTCCGTCGGTTCACCGTTGCCAGTGACATCTGGATGTTTG gtgtgtgtgtgtgggagatcTTCTCCATGGGCCAACAACCCTTCCTCTGGCTGGAAAATGGGCAGGTGATCACCCAGCTGGAATCTGGCGTCCGACTTCCCAAACCATTGTTGTGCCCGCCCAATGTCTACTCTCTACTGAGCAGCTGCTGGACCTACGAGCCGTACATCCGTCCCAGCTTCAGTCAGCTCGTCTGCTCCCTGAG GGACATTCTCAAAATAGAGGAGGCAGACACACGACACTGCAACACTCCCAGCTCGCCGCTGGACTATGATGACACTGAGCCTCCCCCAAAG CCTTCTAGAGTCGGCGCCACCTGCCCCCATGTCTCATACATGCAG GGAACAGCCTGGGAGACACCAGTTTGGGAGAAAGAGCAAGCACGAGTTGATGACACTCTTGAAAGGCAAAAAAGGGAGATGGTGATGGATAGACAGTGGCTAGAGCAAGAGGAGCGACAAATG GACCCTGTTGTGAGACAAGCCTCAAACGCCAAG CTTccagaaaaaaatccatctgACG GTTCTCCACCAACTTCCACAGTGCATCCTGACATCACATTG TCTCGTCCCACAGCTGAATTGGACCGATCAGATGATCAGGTTTACTCGGGCGTCATGGCAATTGTCAAACAGGTGGTGCAGTTGAAGAATGAGGTCAACATGCTGCCTGCCTCAGAGTACCCCAACGCTGTCAAA GCAGTTGGCGTCACCTTGCGAAGCCTCATTCAACACGTTGATGATGTCATGCCTTCCCTGCACAGCTCAGTTACAAGCGAG ATCATAGGCACAAAGAAGCTGCTGAACAAGGACTTAGGGGAGTTGATCAATAAAATGAGATTGGCCCAGCAGAACTCAGTGACAACCCTCAAGCAGGAGTGCCAACGACAGATGCTGGCTGCCGCACATACCCTGGCACTCAACTCCAAGAACCTGCTGGATGCGGTGGACCAGGCCCGTGTCAGGATGAGACAGGATGAGGACAACTCAGGGGATTAA
- the LOC144039231 gene encoding protein-tyrosine kinase 2-beta-like isoform X3, with product MVCVPVCVYACEMSGDTSTLSWRSMSPTSQAKTPDMSPTATIGNHSIFPVKIIKVCFLSNSFNLGKNFKLVRCDEGTTVRDVINSVLLGGCVGPGIKHTQCYGLLLKHLKSSEIHWLHPDLTMTELTQRYEQQHLEAEWRYDLRIRCIPSDFLVEFQEDRTTMLYFYQQVRSDYMQKFASKVSDGMALQLGCLEIRRYYKDMNPNGLEKKSNFELLEKDVGLDLFFPKELINSMKTFQGYGTLNQEQCMVKFFSTLAQCYSYTQERFACQLVHGWRVTIDLVIGAKGISQQTDNTIPVRLATFSQVSSILFSAESHGRALLTVYIEGTKQPLSVSTESMAVAENMANLIDGFCQLECSPPEGSRISRPSKGTHCKQWPKMRKPFKMNACDKFGNVINHFFLTVRLKLPDIPKHSDSTGHNRGSDIYAEIPENTIDLSEKHWISRADVTLGQILGEGFFGEVHDGVYKSQTGETIQVAIKTCKDCSAGVKEKFLSEADLMKNLDHPHIVHLIGVINVDPVWIVMELCEHGELGKYLKEQKYVLTTATLILYCLQICKALSYLEGLKMVHRDIAVRNILVASPDCVKLGDFGLSRYIDDQEYYKASVSRLPIKWMAPESINFRRFTVASDIWMFGVCVWEIFSMGQQPFLWLENGQVITQLESGVRLPKPLLCPPNVYSLLSSCWTYEPYIRPSFSQLVCSLRDILKIEEADTRHCNTPSSPLDYDDTEPPPKPSRVGATCPHVSYMQGTAWETPVWEKEQARVDDTLERQKREMVMDRQWLEQEERQMDPVVRQASNAKLPEKNPSDGSPPTSTVHPDITLSRPTAELDRSDDQVYSGVMAIVKQVVQLKNEVNMLPASEYPNAVKAVGVTLRSLIQHVDDVMPSLHSSVTSEIIGTKKLLNKDLGELINKMRLAQQNSVTTLKQECQRQMLAAAHTLALNSKNLLDAVDQARVRMRQDEDNSGD from the exons ATGG TGTGTGTACCGgtatgtgtgtatgcatgtgagATGTCAGGAGACACCAGTACTCTGTCTTGGAGGAGCATGTCTCCCACCAGCCAAGCCAAGACCCCAGACATGTCCCCCACAGCAACTATTGGCAATCACAGCATCTTCCCGGTGAAGATTATCAAAGTGTGTTTCCTCAGCAACAGTTTTAACCTCGGCAAGAACTTCAAACTGGTCCGCTGTGACGAAGGAACGACAGTCAGG GATGTCATCAACAGTGTCCTGTTGGGTGGCTGCGTGGGTCCTGGCATAAAACACACCCAATGTTATGGTCTACTCCTCAAACACCTCAAGTCGTCTGAGATACACTGGCTGCACCCGGACCTGACCATGACTGAACTCACCCAGCGTTATGAGCAGCAGCACCTGGAGGCTGAGTGGAG ATATGACTTAAGGATCAGATGTATTCCATCAGATTTCCTAGTAGAATTCCAGGAGGACAGAACCACCATGCTCTACTTTTACCAGCAG GTACGCAGTGACTACATGCAGAAGTTTGCCTCTAAAGTCAGTGATGGGATGGCTCTCCAGCTTGGTTGCTTGGAGATTAG GAGATACTACAAAGACATGAATCCAAATGGACTGGAGAAAAAGTCCAACTTTGAGCTGTTAGA GAAGGATGTGGGACTGGACTTGTTCTTTCCAAAAGAGCTTATCAACAGCATGAAG ACTTTTCAAGGCTACGGCACCCTGAACCAGGAGCAGTGCATGGTCAAGTTCTTCAGCACACTGGCTCAGTGTTACAGCTATACACAGGAGAGATTTGCCTGCCAACTGGTG CATGGTTGGCGTGTAACTATAGACCTGGTCATTGGAGCCAAAGGAATCAGTCAGCAAACTGACAATACAATA cccgTCCGCCTAGCCACATTCTCTCAGGTGAGCAGTATCTTGTTCTCTGCAGAGAGTCATGGCCGTGCACTGCTCACTGTATACATAGAGGGAACCAAGCAG CCTCTCTCAGTGAGTACAGAGTCTATGGCTGTTGCAGAAAACATGGCCAACCTAATTGATGGCTTCTGCCAGCTGGAGTGCTCCCCACCTGAGGGCTCGCGCATTAGCAGGCCTAGCAAAGGTACACATTGTAAGCAGTGGCCTAAAATGAGGAAGCCATTTAAAATGAACGCTTGTGACAAGTTTGGTAAcgttattaatcatttttttcttacagtgaGACTAAAACTGCCCGACATTCCAAAACA CAGTGATTCAACTGGACACAATAGAG GTTCAGACATTTATGCTGAGATTCCTGAGAACACAATAGACTTGTCTG AGAAGCATTGGATCTCCCGAGCGGATGTAACTTTAGGTCAGATCCTGGGTGAGGGCTTTTTTGGAGAGGTTCATGATGGTGTGTATAAAAGCCAG ACAGGTGAGACAATCCAAGTAGCCATCAAAACCTGCAAGGACTGCTCAGCAGGCGTGAAGGAAAAGTTTCTCAGTGAAGCTG ACTTGATGAAAAATCTGGACCACCCCCACATTGTGCACCTGATTGGAGTCATTAATGTTGATCCGGTCTGGATTGTCATGGAACTCTGTGAACATGGAGAG CTTGGGAAGTATCTAAAGGAGCAGAAATATGTCCTGACGACAGCAACATTAATCCTATACTGTTTACAAATCTGCAAAGCCTTATCTTACCTGGAGGGCCTCAAGATGGTGCACAG AGATATCGCAGTGAGGAACATTCTTGTGGCATCTCCTGACTGTGTCAAGCTTGGTGACTTTGGTCTCTCTCGCTACATTGATGACCAGGAGTACTATAAAG CATCTGTTTCACGATTGCCAATCAAATGGATGGCGCCAGAATCCATCAACTTCCGTCGGTTCACCGTTGCCAGTGACATCTGGATGTTTG gtgtgtgtgtgtgggagatcTTCTCCATGGGCCAACAACCCTTCCTCTGGCTGGAAAATGGGCAGGTGATCACCCAGCTGGAATCTGGCGTCCGACTTCCCAAACCATTGTTGTGCCCGCCCAATGTCTACTCTCTACTGAGCAGCTGCTGGACCTACGAGCCGTACATCCGTCCCAGCTTCAGTCAGCTCGTCTGCTCCCTGAG GGACATTCTCAAAATAGAGGAGGCAGACACACGACACTGCAACACTCCCAGCTCGCCGCTGGACTATGATGACACTGAGCCTCCCCCAAAG CCTTCTAGAGTCGGCGCCACCTGCCCCCATGTCTCATACATGCAG GGAACAGCCTGGGAGACACCAGTTTGGGAGAAAGAGCAAGCACGAGTTGATGACACTCTTGAAAGGCAAAAAAGGGAGATGGTGATGGATAGACAGTGGCTAGAGCAAGAGGAGCGACAAATG GACCCTGTTGTGAGACAAGCCTCAAACGCCAAG CTTccagaaaaaaatccatctgACG GTTCTCCACCAACTTCCACAGTGCATCCTGACATCACATTG TCTCGTCCCACAGCTGAATTGGACCGATCAGATGATCAGGTTTACTCGGGCGTCATGGCAATTGTCAAACAGGTGGTGCAGTTGAAGAATGAGGTCAACATGCTGCCTGCCTCAGAGTACCCCAACGCTGTCAAA GCAGTTGGCGTCACCTTGCGAAGCCTCATTCAACACGTTGATGATGTCATGCCTTCCCTGCACAGCTCAGTTACAAGCGAG ATCATAGGCACAAAGAAGCTGCTGAACAAGGACTTAGGGGAGTTGATCAATAAAATGAGATTGGCCCAGCAGAACTCAGTGACAACCCTCAAGCAGGAGTGCCAACGACAGATGCTGGCTGCCGCACATACCCTGGCACTCAACTCCAAGAACCTGCTGGATGCGGTGGACCAGGCCCGTGTCAGGATGAGACAGGATGAGGACAACTCAGGGGATTAA